A single genomic interval of Daucus carota subsp. sativus chromosome 1, DH1 v3.0, whole genome shotgun sequence harbors:
- the LOC108197315 gene encoding senescence-specific cysteine protease SAG39-like codes for MYLLLQTTTIIKPTSSITMAFSVERKYIIAAFVLLGALACQATSRTLPDASLLERHEQWMTQYGRVYKDEAEKYMRFQIFKDNIKFIEEFNKDGRQSYKLGINEFADQTNEEFKASRNGYKMKTSPGTAQTTLFRYENVTAVPSSMDWRKKGAVTPVKDQGQCGSCWAFSTIAATEGITKLKTGKLISLSEQELVDCDRNGEDQGCEGGYMEDGFEFIIKNKGIALEASYPYTAADGTCNSKEEASRAAKISGYEKVPANSEAALLKAVANQPISVSIDASGAGFQFYSSGVFSGECGTDLDHGVTAVGYGKTSDGTKYWLVKNSWGASWGDSGYIMMQRGISAKSGLCGIAMDASYPTV; via the exons ATGTACCTCTTACTTCAAACTACTACTATCATTAAACCTACCTCCAGCATAACTATGGCTTTCTCTGTtgaaagaaaatatatcatTGCTGCTTTTGTTCTTTTAGGGGCCTTGGCTTGTCAAGCAACATCCCGAACACTTCCAGATGCATCACTGTTGGAAAGACACGAACAATGGATGACTCAATATGGTCGTGTCTACAAAGACGAAGCAGAGAAGTACATGCGTTTCCAGATATTCAAAGACAACATCAAGTTCATCGAAGAATTTAATAAGGATGGCAGACAGAGTTACAAGCTAGGCATTAATGAATTTGCAGACCAAACGAATGAGGAGTTTAAGGCCTCACGAAATGGTTACAAGATGAAAACTAGTCCAGGAACGGCACAGACTACGTTGTTCAGGTACGAAAATGTGACTGCAGTTCCATCTAGTATGGACTGGAGGAAGAAAGGAGCTGTTACACCTGTCAAAGACCAAGGCCAATGTG GAAGCTGCTGGGCATTTTCAACAATAGCTGCCACAGAAGGAATCACTAAACTCAAGACTGGAAAATTGATCTCACTCTCCGAGCAAGAACTCGTAGATTGTGACAGAAATGGGGAGGATCAAGGCTGTGAAGGTGGCTACATGGAAGATGGCTTTGAATTTATCATAAAGAACAAAGGGATAGCTCTTGAAGCATCTTACCCTTACACTGCAGCTGATGGAACTTGCAATTCCAAAGAAGAAGCTTCACGAGCAGCTAAAATTAGCGGTTATGAAAAGGTACCAGCCAACAGTGAGGCCGCATTGCTGAAAGCAGTTGCCAATCAGCCAATATCAGTTTCTATAGATGCAAGCGGAGCTGGATTTCAGTTCTACTCCAGTGGGGTTTTTAGCGGAGAATGTGGAACAGACCTTGATCATGGTGTCACCGCAGTTGGCTATGGAAAAACCAGTGATGGCACCAAATACTGGTTGGTTAAGAACTCGTGGGGCGCGAGCTGGGGAGACAGTGGTTACATAATGATGCAAAGGGGTATTTCTGCTAAAAGTGGCCTCTGTGGTATCGCAATGGATGCATCCTATCCAACAGTATAG